The sequence TTCGCGAGATTGTAGATGCGAGCGCTCATGCTGTCCCGCGCCACGTCAGCCAGGTCGAGGATATCGACGTCCGGATCGCCGGCGGTCTCGACGGTAAGCGTGGCGTGTCCACGCTGTGAGTGGCCTGCCTGCGGGACTTCCTGTAAGAACTCGGTTACCGACCGTTCGTCGACCCCGAGGTCCGCCAGTTTCTCCCTCGCGGTCTCTTCCATCATCCCCTGCGAACAGGGACAGACGGTCATGCCATCCACGCGGGCGCCGATCTCTTCGCGCGTCGGTTCGCCGTCGGTGGCCGTGGCCGACGCGAGGATGTCGATGGTACTCTGGGTGGGTCGATCGGTCGCCGGTGTCCGGTCTTTGACCGCGAACTCGGCTTCCATCGAGACCGTGGCCGTGGAGGTGTAGTCGTGTTTCTCCAGGAGGCGTTCGGCGGTATCACCGACCATCTCCTCGACGCGGTAGACCGGATCGCTCACGGCGGCCTCGAGAACCTCGTCGATCGCCTCCATGTTTCGGCTCATGTCGAGTCCCTTGCGCTCGCTCGGGAGGTCGACGGTGACCGCGAACTCGGCCATCAACACGTACGGTCGCGAGTCCTCGCGGGCGACTTTAACGAGTTTTTCGACACCCGTCACGCCGACCTGACCGAGACCGATCCTGACATCCGGCGCTGTTGCCTGGACGTCCGGTAGCTGGTGACTCATTGTCGGGGTTTGGACTGGTTCGCCAGTAACCCTTTCCCTTGCGGCCACCCGGGCCGCCACGTCACTCGAGTTTGTTCAGCGCCTGGAAGAAGTCCGAGACGGGGCCCGCCACCCGGGCGGGTTCTTCGGCGGCACGGAGTGTGACCGTCGTGGGCACGTCGAGGCGCCGGTGGTTCGAGCCGTCCGAGGAGATGACGACCGAACCGCCCCGCTGGACGTGGATGGCAATCTCCTGCTCCGATGGGACCACGATCGGGGGCATCGACCCCAGGCCGACCATGTCCGTCACCACGAGGGCGTCGACCCGGGGGTGGATGAGCGGGCCGCCTTCGCTCAGATTGTACGCCGTGCTCCCGGTCGGTGTCGCCACGAGGACCCCATCGGCGGTGGCGGTGGTGTACAGCGACCCGTCGATGCGCACTTCGACGGAGATGCCCTGCCCATGCCCGCGTTGTCGCCCCTGAACGGTTACCTCGTTGAGAGCGGGGGTAAGCGACCAATCCTCCGCCTCGATGGTTGCCACGACCCGTGGCACCGCACGGTAGCGGACCGAACCGGACGTGCGAAACCGCTCGACCTCGCGTCGAACGGCCGCGAGGGCGTCGTCCGGGGAGACCGCATTGAGGAACCCGACCTCGCCGAGATTGACGCCGAGCACCGGTTTCGGACCGGCGCCACGGGCTGCATAGAGAAACGTCCCGTCCCCGCCGATGCTGACGACGAGATCGCAAGCGGAGAGCTCATCGACGTCGTGGCCCGGGACCCCGAGCGTCTCGGCAGTCGCTGCATCGATCCACACGTCCACGTCCTCCGGCACGAGCACGTCCCGCAGGTCCGCGGCCAGATTGGCAGCCCTGGCGTTCCCTCGCTGGGCGACGATCCCGACACGCATGCCCCTCTCTTCTTCCTCCGTCCTCTTAAACCGCAAGCTCGCGGGCAAAACTACTTTTGTGCCGACCACCGAGGGTGGAGTATGATTCGGTCGCCGTCGCAGACACTGCGAGGGAGCGGTTAGATGGCAGATCGGGACCAGGAGACCGACGGTAGGGACGAGGACGATGACTGGTTCGAGCGGGCCCTCCAGGCGGACGACGACGAAGTCGGCGAAGAAGACGAACCGCGCGATGCCGGACCCACCTCGGTGGACGAGCAGCCAGCGGCATCGAACGTGGAGCCAGCAGAGCGCGACACAGCGAGCAGGGACGTCGACGACGGTTCGGACGACTTCGGCTTCGACACGGGGCTCGACGACCCCCAGGGCGATATCGGGACTGATTTCGCCGAGGCGTTCGACGATTCCTCGCCCGGCGGCGGCCCTGGCGGGTTCGATCCGGGCGGTGGCGATGGCGAGTCGTTCGGGTTCGACCTCGGCGGTAGCACCGGAGCGACCGAAGATTTCGACGACGAGGACTTCGAATCGGCCCTCCCGCGTATCGAGTTGGGTATCGAAGGTCTGGACGAGATGATCCAGGGCGGCGTCCCGGAGCGGACCCTCCTCGTGGCCATCGGCGGTGCCGGGACGGGGAAGACCACCTTCGGACTGCAGTTCCTCGAGCAAGCGCTCTCGGCGGGCGACCGTGGCGTCTACATCACCCTCGAGGAGAGCCACGAACGCGTCCTCCAGAGCGCCGAGGAGAAGGGCTGGGAGTTCGAGCGCTACGAGGCGGACGGCGACCTGGCCGTCATCGACCTCGACCCCGTCGAGATGGCCAACAGTCTCACGAGTATCCGGAACGAACTCCCACGCCTGGTCGAGAGTTTCGGCGCCTCGCGACTGGTACTCGACTCCGTCTCGCTCCTCGAGATGATGTACGACGACCAGGCGACCCGCCGGACGGAGATCTACGACTTCGCCCGAGCCCTAAAGAATGCCGGCGTGACGACCATGCTCACAAGCGAGGCCGACACCGACAATCCCTTCGCGTCCCGGTACGGCATTATCGAGTATCTCACCGACGCGGTCTTCGTCCTCCGTCACGTCCGTCCGGAGGACTTCCGGGAGACGCGGTTGGCCATCGAGATCCAGAAGATCCGCGATGCGAATCACTCCCGCGAGACCAAGCCATACGAGATTACGGACACCGGTATCTCGGTCTATCGGCAGGCGAATATCTTCTAAAGAACCTTTTGCTGCGGGCCGCGCTCCGCGCGGCCCTGGCAAAACGTTCATGAAAACCCTCGCCCCTCCAGCCGCCGCGCTACCGCGCGGCGTTAGTCGGGGCGTCGGGCCCCGAGCGAAGCTCGCGGGGGAATCGGCGACCTACCGGGTCCTAGCGGACCGCTCGGTCGCCGAATGCTCGATAGAAGTCGATCCAATCTCGGTTTAGCATTCGCGCACCGAGCGTTCACGAGAGCAGAGCTCTCGTGCAGCCCATCAGAAATCTTCGATTTCTGAGGACGGCTCGATGAGCCCGGTAGGTGTGCGATTCACCGGTCGCGTAGCGACCGGCCTAAGGACCGACCACCGCGCGCTGGAGGCGTGCGACGGGAGGGACGATGGGATTGGGGCAGGTTTTGCAAGCGACCGGAGCAGCCGCTCGCGGCCCTTCCTTGCGGTTCCGGTCCGTCACCGCTCGCAGAACGCTGACCATTGAATTTACAACACCAAAATTCGAAGGGTGAGTATCGAAAACCGGCAATCAAGATGAGGCGACCGCTCAACAGTCAGGTATACTGACCGACTGAAATTGACAATGATCGTTTTCAAACCGACATCAGTAGGTACCCACACCGAAGAGAACAGTACACACGCGGCCAGTCAGCCACCTGTGACGTTGCTGGGTACGCGAAACCGAGAGAGATCCCAGAACGATTGCAAGTAACCACGCATGCCAGACCGTGCCGAGCGGCAGTCTCCTGAAGATGGACCACCGGTTCGAGAGGAACCGTTCCACGCGTACCTCGACAGGGAACCAGGAGTGAGCAATGTGCAGCTGTTCGGTTTCGATATCCAACCGGTCGTGTTCCCACTCTCGGTACTCGCCGTGGTGGTCGCAGTCACCCTCACGATTGGACTGGGCGAGCAGGCTGCAGCCGCCTATCAGACGGTGTTCGAGGTCGTCAACAGGAACTTCGGTTGGCTATATATTCTGGCGGTCAACGTATTCCTCCTCGCTATGATCGCCTTTGGCGTGAGCCGATACGGCAGTATCAGAATCGGCGGCCCAGATACGGAACCGGAATTCTCTCGTTCAGAGTGGCTCACGATGCTGTTCACTGCCGGTATGGGGGTCGGGCTCCTGTTTTTCGGCGTCGCCGAGCCACTGCATCACTTTCTGTCAGGGGGTGGTTCCGTATTCGACGTTCCCCCCGAGTCACCCGCTGCCGGCCGGGCCGCGACGGCCGTGACGATGTTCCACTGGGGCGTTCACCCGTGGGCGATCTACGGAATCGTCGGTCTCGGGCTCGCCTTTTTTGCCTTCAACCGCGGACTCCCGCTTGGTTTCCGGTCGATATTCTACCCGCTGCTGGGGAGCCGGATTTACGGCCTTCCGGGCCACGTCGTCGACCTCGTGGCAGTCATCGCGACCGTCGCCGGGCTATCGACGACGATGGGGCTCGCTGCACTCCAAATCGACGCTGGGCTCGACTTCGTGGCCACGAATTTCCTCGACACGACAGTTCCCATCTCACCCTGGAGTACGGCTCTCATCGTCGGCGTCATCGTCACCATCACCACGCTGTCGGTTTTCGCTGGTCTCGAGCGGGGGATCAAGCGACTCTCGCAGGCGAACGTCGTGTTAATGCTGACATTGCTCGCGTTCGTGATCGTTGGTGGGCCGACAGTGTACCTGTTCGACGTGTTCGCCAGCGGAATCGGTGCGTATCTCGGAAACTTTCTGGAACTCAGTTTCCACGCTGAAGCCTTCGCTGGGCAAGATACCGGCTGGCAACACGACTGGACGATATTCTATTGGGGGTTCTGGATCGGTTGGGCCCCCTTTGTCGGGATGTTTATCGCCAGGATATCCAAGGGACGAACGATCCGGGAGTTCGTTGGAGGGGTGCTCGTGGTGCCGGCACTGTTCTCACTGGTCTGGATGGCCGTGTTCAACGGGACGGCACTGTTCGTCGAGTTGAACGTCCTGAGTGGTGGGATCGTCGGGCCACTGCAACACAACGGTCGCGCCATTGCCGTGTTCGAAATGCTGTCGTTCTATCCATTCACCCTTCTGACGAGTTTGCTCGTCATAGTGAATCTACTGACGTTTACAGTGACGTCGCTGGACTCGGGGTCGCTCGTTATTGGCTATTTGACCGCCGGTGGGAAACGGACTGTTGGGGCCCGACAACGTGTGGTATGGCCAATACTTATCGGCGTGACAGCAACCGTACTGCTGGTGGGGAACGGCCTGAACGCCCTCCAGACGGCAGTCATCACGACCGGACTCCCCTTCGCGGTCCTCATTCTGGTCATGGTCTATACGATCTATCTGGGGCTTCGGAGTGAAGCCGACATATCCCAATCGGAAGCGTCTAGATAAACCCTCGAGGGACCAGCTGACTCGGGCCAGGTCGATCCACCCCACTCGACACTGTCCGCCCGAGACGACGACTGACTGGTCCTCTGCACGATCGTCCATCTCCAGGCTTCGAGCACCGATAGACTGCGGATGGATCTCACGGCGTCACTCATCCGTCGCCGTCGGCAACTCCACGACGAAGACTGCCCCTTCCTGCTCGTCGATAGTGGGAAGTAGGTCACCCTCTCTGTCCTTGACCCAGACATCGCCGCCATAACTTTCGACCAACGTCTTGACGAGATAGAGGCCAATTCCGGTGCCGTGACTGTCGAGTCCCTTCTCCCCCTTGCCGAAGATGTCATCTTGTTGGGCAGGGGGAATCCCCGGGCCGTTGTCCGCGATCTTGACGACGACCGTGTCTTCGGGATCTGTTACTCCAACCGCCACCGCCGGACTCTCCTTGTCGTTGTGTTGGATGGCGTTTTTCAACAGGTTCCGAAAGACCGACCCCAACATGTTGTTGGCCCGGACCTGGACCGATGGGATCGTCGTTTCCGAGGAGATTGTGGCCGCAGAATACGACGATCGCACCTCCTGTATTTCGCTCTGGAGGACGGTGTGGAGATTCACGCGCCGTAGCTCCTTGTCTGCAGTGAGCATCACGTCCGCCATCTCTCGTCCCGACTTCGTGAGTTCGACGGCATGTTCGGCATTCTCGAGGACGGTTTCGATGTGCGACTGTACCGCATCGTCCTCACATTCGGTTTTGAGGAATTCCGTGTAGGCCGTTATCAACTGAATGTCATTTCGGATGTCGTGACGCAAGACCTGGTTGAGAGTCTCGAGGTTGTCCCGTTGCTCCTCCAACTGTCGTTCGTACTCTTTTCGCTCGGTGATGTCCCGGACGAGCGCGTGTAACGCTGGCTCGCCTCGATGTTCGAACCGGCTGAGTTTCACCTCGGCCGGGAACTCCGTCCCGTCGACGCGCTGGTGTGTCCACTCGAAAAACGCTTCGCCTTCCTCGAAGGCAGTCTCGACGTGCTCCAGTGCGGTCTCCTTCGAGTCCTCTCCATCGGGCTGGGTCGGTGGGGACAGTTCCCACGGATAATACTCGACGAACTCCGAGACCGACTCGGCCCCAAACAGATCGAGGGCCCGTTCGTTACAGTCGAAAAAGCCATCGCGATCGAGCAACATGAGCGCGTCCCGCGTGTCCTCGAACAGATTCCGGTACTTCTCCTCGCGTGCTTCGAGTTCGCGTTCGTGTTCTTTTCTGTCGGTAATATCTCTGGACAGGAGGACGGCTTCGTCCTGGTGGTCGCCCGGCATCGGGGCGATGCGGCCGCCGAACCAGGTCCGTTCGCCATCCAGATCGAGAGAATACTCTACCGTCTGGACCGTGCCGGTGTCGAGTGAGTCCTCGATACCCTCGAGAATTGCCGCTGCGGCGTCGGGCGGTAACACCTCGGTCACGTCCGAGCCGACGAGTTCCGACACATCGTCAGCCAGGAGGCCCCGCTGTCCGGTGAGAACCTCTCGATATCGTCCCGCTCTATCGTACACAAACGTTACGTCGGGGATCGCATTCGTTATCGCTCGAATTCGGTTCCGTTCGGCAGCGAGTTCCTGTTTCTGTTCCTTCCGCTCGGTGATATCACGCACCAACGCGTGGATGACTGGCTCGCCATCGTATTCGAACCGACTGAGCTTTACTTCCGCCTGGAACTCCGCACCGTCGACGCGCTTGTGCGTCCACTCGAAGAACGCTGTGCCCGTTTCGAACGCCTCTTCGATGCGTTCGAGCGCCGCTCCCTTCGAATCCCGTCCATCGGGTTGGGTCGGGGGTGAGAACTCCCATGGAGAATACTCGACGAACTCCGAAACCGACTCGACGCCGAATAGTTCGAGTGCCTGTTGGTTGCAATCGCGGTAGCCGTCGCGGTCCATCAACATGAGGGCGTCGCGGGTATCTTCGAAGAGATTGCGATACTTTTCCTCGCGCGCCGCCAGTTCCTGTTCGCGTCGTTTCCGTTCCGTGATGTCGACGAGATACCCGAGAAGGTGGTTTCGTTGGCCATCTTCCCGGAGATCTTTCGTATACTCCAGTACCCATCGAACCTCCCCCTCGGCAGTGATCACGCGATAGGGTTCGGGTGTGAACAGGTCGGTTCCATCCGTTTCGTACCCGTCCATCTCCTCTTCCAATCTGTCGATGTCCTCGTCGTGGACGATATCCGCGAACACGAGATCGGTTGACTGGAGTTCCTCAGGGTCGTAGCCCAGAACACTCTCGACGTTCTCCGAAACGTAGTCGATTGGCCAACCGTCTTCGTCTTCCCACTTGAAAACGACCGCAGGGCCTTCCCGAAACATGTCCCGCTCGGCTTCCAGGGTCAGTTCGGTGCGCTTTCTGTCGTCGATATCCTGATGAATGCCAACTGCTCGCACGGGTTCTCCGGTTTCGTCTCGCTCGACGACTTTCCCGATGGTTCGCACCCATTTCCAGTCCCCCGACTTCGTCTCGAGGCGATATTCGGACTGATAATATGGCGTCCGCTTCTCGATGTGTTCGGTCAGCGCCTCGTCGTGTCGTTTCTTCCCTCTCGGATGCACCACTCGTACCCAGTCGTCGAGATGATCCCCCATCTCGGACGGCGAGTAGCCCAACATCTCGGTGAGCAGCTCGTCACGCACGACCTCGTCAGTCTCCATGTCCCAGTCCCAGACCCCGAGGTTCGCACCCTCGAGAGCCAACGTCATCCGCTCTTTCGTGGTTCGCAGTTCCGCTTCCCGTTCTTTTCGTTCGGTGACGTCCCGGCCGTTCACGATGACACCGTCGAACTCGTCGTCGTGGACACCCCGCATGGTGGCTTCGAGCCAGGTCCAGGTCCCGTCTGCCCGCCGACAGCGAAATTCGACGACCGTTTGCCCGACCTGCCCGTCCCGCAGGTCCGCAATCGCATCGACAAATGCATCCTCGTCCTCGGGATGGACGTATTCACGTCCCGCGTCGCCAGGTAACTCGGATCGGTTGTAGCCCAGAATTCGCTCGACAGCAGCGTTCACGTACGATATCTGCCCGTCGGCGTCGATGACGGCGGTGACATCACTCGCTTTCTCCACGAGGTTTCGGTACCCGCCATTACTCAATCTGTGCCCTGTCGACTCCACACCGGTGTCAGTCTCATTCGGGCCAGACATCAGTACTACGTTGCTACGATGCACGAGTCTCGGTTACTTGAATTATTCGCGACCCAAGCGGTCACTGCGTGAAGAATGGCCCGTGGAGTCGCCTGTTACCGCGTCTGTCGAAGACCGAACAGAGGCGTTCCCCTGTTACGGGCAGATATCGGCCTGCCAGGACAGTTCTCACTTCGATCGACACTGGAATACGCTGACAACACGTTCCGGATTCATTCTGCCCGTTCACGGAGATGGCCCCAGACGGAGCGCCGTGTAAGTTTTGAGGGCCTGATCGGACCAGTTCCCAAGTCGCCAGGATTCGAGGACCCATCGTCGCGCTCGAAACCTGATTGATTCCGGTTCGGCACTATTTCCGGAGGGGCCAGTCAACGAAAGTATACGATATTTGGGGGACGGGGTCCCCCCTCATCACTCAGTATCAACAGTTGTCAAATTCTTGTGAATGGAACTGCGAACGAGGGAATCATAGAGTGGCGCGATTGCCCCGAGCATTCGGCGACCGAGCGGTCCGTCAGGACCCGGAAGGTCGCCGATTCTCCGAGCGCGAAGCGCTCAGCCCGACGAACCCCCGGAGGGGGTGAGGACGGGTTTTGGTGCAGCTTTTGCCAGCGCGAGCCTTCGGCTCGCGCGCAGTAAAAGGTGCAAGTGCGAGGGAAGGGATTCGAACCACGGTCACAAATCGGAGATTTGTTCCCTGATTCGAATCCTTCCGTCTCGTTTCACTCCTCACTTCGTTCGTCGTGAAACTGCGAGGGAAGGGATTCGAACCCTCGGACCCCTGCGGGAGCGGGTCTTAAGCCCGCCGCCGTTGGCCGCTTGGCTACCCTCGCGCATACAGGAGTTCCTGCGGCGACCGCTAATCCCTTTCGACTGCCGGGCTACCCGGCCTCACCCGGCGGGGACGCTGCCTCGTCGGCCGCCTCGATCACGTCGTCGGCCCGCGAACGGATCTGGTCGAAGTACCCCAGGACCCGGTTTCGGTCCTGTTCGAGGGTGTTCGCGATCTCCGTCGGCGTCTTCCCCCAGACGGAGTACATGTACGAGGCGATACCGGCCTTCCCTGACGAAGCGACGGTCACTGGAATACCGTTGGGACCCACACCCTCCTTGATCCGGAATCCACCGAGAGCCAGGTAGAGGTCGGCGAACAACCGAGCACGGTCCTCGTCGTCGAACTCGATGATCGGTCGGGCCGGCGTGTGGAACGTGAAGGTGGGAACTGACCCTTCTGGGTCGTCACGTCGGACCAGGTACGACTCCGATGGGTACTCCTCGACGATGGACTCGTTTTCGTCCAGGTCGGGCTCGGTATTCAGGTACGATGGCATACCGTACTGATTGTTCGTCCACCTATATGAAATCCAGCGGTCAAAATGACGGGTGACGGATCGGTTTCAGCGGTGGACGGTCACCGATTCGAGGAGGATGTCCTTCATCGGGCCGTCGTTGCGATCGGTCGGCGTCGAACCGATATCCTCTACGACGTCCATCCCGTCGGTCACCGTCCCGAAGACGGCGTGGCGGTCGTCGAGGTGTGGCTGGGCAGCGAGCGTGATGAAGAACTGCGAGCCGTTCGTGTTGGGGCCGCTATTGGCCATCGAGACGATCCCGGCGTCGTCGTGGCGCAGTTCGTCGTGGAACTCGTCGTCGAACGTGTATCCCGGGCCACCGCGACCGGTCCCGAGGGGGTCGCCCGTCTGAATCATGAACCCGTCGATGACCCGGTGGAAGGGGACGTCGTCGTAGAGGGGTTCGCCTTCCACGGTCTCGCCGGATTCGGGGTCCTCCCACGTCTTCTCGCCCGTCGCGAGACCGACGAAGTTATCGACGGTCTTCGGCGCGCGTTCGTCGTAGAGTTCGATCTCGATGTCGCCCTCGGTCGTGTGGAGGGTCGCTCGAAGGTCGCTCATGGTCTCCATCAGGTGAACCAGGGGGAAAACGCTACTGAAATGAGCCGGCGGGGCCGGGTCGTGAAACCGTGCGAAAGACCGCCTCCCTTTTTGCGAGTGGGACGGGTAGCTTTGCTCGATGACCCTCGACCCCGTCCATTACGACGGGATCGCTACTCTCGCAGAGCGAATCCGCCACGATACCGACCCCGAAGAACAGCGCGACGTCGCCGAGGCCGTCTGGGCGGAGTTCCTCGACCCCCTTTATGGCGACGCGGGGGCGGTCCTCGAACCGATCGACGACCAGCGCAGACGGACGGCGCCAATCGACGATCTCGCACTTCGGGACCCCGTCTTCGACTCCGTCCACGGTATCGACTCAGGAACGATCAATCCGACCACCTTCAAGAACGGGCTCCTCGTCGACCTCGCCCAGGCCGCCATGAGCGCCACGCCGTCGGCCCTCGACGTCCACCGGAAACGGACGTACATCATGACCGTCTACTCGAACGACGCGACCGTCGACCACGGGATGGACGAGTGGACGGCCTTCGACGCCGGCCACGGGCGTGGGCGAGTGGTCCATACGGCCGCGCTCGCCCGCGATCAGGAGCGTGTCGTCCACGGGCTGGCGCTCTACCTGGCGGAGAGTCACCACGCGCTGGAGAACGCAGATCGGGTCGACGACCTGCTCGTCCTCGATGGACCGTTGTATCCCAAGCAGACGGTCCACTGGCTGGACCGCCACGGGACGCTCGCCGACCTGGTGAGCGAGGACGACCTCGTCGAAGAGGTCGTCGCCAACTACCTCCGACTCGTCGAGCGCTTCGTCGAGCGGGACGTCCCCCTGGTCGGTTTCGTCAAGAGTCCCCAGTCCCAGGCCCTGATACGGACGGTACGTGAACGAGGGCGACCGACGCCCTGGGCGACCGATTCGGCGTTCTTCGCCAGGGTACTGGAACGGCGCGAACGCCACGGCGACACGTTCGAACGCGTCCGCGACGAACTCACCTGGACGAACTGGTTCCGGTCTCGGCTGGGCGCGGACGGCGTCTTCTCCGGCGAGAATCGCGATATCGGCGTCGACCGCCGACTCGATCCGCCGGCCTACGAGGTCGTCTTCTTCGTCGTCTACGACCCACGGACCGACCTGGTGTTCAAGGTGGAACTGCCGGCGGCGTTCGCCGAGCGGCCGGCGGTCCGAAACGCTGTCGAACGCTGGGCCGTGGGTGCGGTCGCCGCGGAGCGTGGACCGCCCGGGCCGGTGGCGAAGGCCGACGAGCTGGCACGCATCGACCGGGGGCAGAAGCGAGAACTCACCCGGCGTCTCGAGCGTGGATTCGACACCGAAGTGGATACGAACTACGACCGGGAACGCTGGGGCATCTGAAACACGGTTGGCAGTAGCCGTCCGCTCAGATCTCGTGTTCGGGGAGGACCGATATCTCTACCGCGGACCGCTCGACACCGATCCGCGAGAACTGCGTCCGGATGTGCTCCCGGGCGGCTTCCAGCGCCCCCTCCTTTGTGTCGAATCCTCGCGAGAACGGTGTCTCGAAAGCAACCCGTAACTCGCGGCCCCCGACCTGCTGGGGCACGCCACCGCTCTCCACCTCGTAGAACGCATCGCAGACGAAGACGTAGGCGGCGTCCTCCGTCGGTGCACCGGCGAACCGCGGCGGGTCGTCGCCAGGTTCGTAGAGGGTGCCGGTCAGCGCCGTTCCGGCGGCACTCCCCTGGACCAGTTTCATAGACGAACCGAGACGGCGCGGGGGGAAAAGGGAACCGGGGCAACCGCCACCAGCCACGAGGCACCGAGGGAAAGGCGTTAGTCGATCCGGTCCGCGTATTGCTGCATGAGCGATCTGGGGGACTTCTCGGAGTACGGTACCGACGAAGCCTCGTCTCCGGACACGGTGGACCCGAGCGAGACCGACGAGGACGACTTCGAGCGAGTCGAGGTCGACGAGACGGGCCGAGACCATGGTATCGGATCGCTGGCCGTCACCGAGGGGCTCCGCATCGACACGGACAGCCAGGAGACCTCACTCAGGGCGTACATCACTGCCGGTAACCGCTCCTCGATCCGACTCGGCACCTATCTGCTGGCCCCGTATCCCGGGAACGAGACACTGTTCTGTCGCATCGCTGGGCTCGAGTACGCCCAGGAGTTCGAGAGCGACGACGCGACCGAGATCCACGCACGACGGGCGATGCGCTCGTCGGGCATCGACGAACGAGACTACAAGTTCCTCGCGGATCTGGACCCCGTCGCCGTCCTGTATCCCGACGGCGGAGAGCTCCGTCGCCGGATGCCGGACAGGGTACCGAAACCCGAGACCGTCGTCCACCACGCCGACGACCAGCAGAAGATCAAGACGGGACTGAACATCCCCGGGTCCGGCGTGTTCCTCGGTCACCTCGCGGTCGGGGGCGAGCGAGTACGGACGCGGGCCGACCCACCGACCATCGATTACCGACTTGACGACGGCGACGAGGGTGCCGACCCCCTCGTCTTCCGGCACGTCCTCGTCGCCGGCGGGACGGGGTCGGGGAAGACCCACACAGCAAAGAACGTCCTCAGGCAGTACCTCCACGAGGACCGACGCTACGAACTCGATAGCGCGAGCGGTCGCTCTCCCCGGGCAGCAGTCGTCCAGTTCGACCCCCAGGACGAGTACGCCCAGATGCACGACGACAACCCGGTGGCGACGGACGAAGACGCTCGCTCCTGGGAGACACAGGGACTCGCGTACGGAGGTCACGAGGACACCGTCGCGTTCGTCCCCCAGGTCGGGACTGCGACGTACGCCGCCTCCCACCACCGCGCCGAACAGCAGCCATTCACCATCCCGTTCTCGATGGTTCGGGGAAACCCGTGGCTCGTCGCGGGTTCACAACTCAACGACAACCAGTATTCCGCACTCCAGTACCTGCTCGACCGGTTCTTCGACTCGCACGGGTCCGAGGGCACCTACGACGAATTCACGACGTTTCTCGACGACCCCGCACTACGGGAGGAACTCGACGAGTCCGGTCGGGTTCACGAGGCGACTTTCGACGCCGTCAAACGCCGGGTTCACGGTATCCCACAGGGCGTCTTCGATCAGGATGCCCGCCCCATCACGGAGCTGGTCGAGGCGTTCGTCCGGCCCGGGCGGCTCTCCGTGGTTCCGACCTACCACGTGAACACCTCGCGCGCCGCCGAGATGGTGGTCCTCGCGGTCGCCAGCCTCCTCGTCGATCAGAAGCTGTCGAACGACCCGCAATACGACCGCATCAAGGAGACGCCACTCATCGTGGGGATGGACGAGGCGCACAACTTCCTGGCCGGTGCCGACAGCGTCCAGGCCCGCAAGGTCATCGGGAAGTTCACCGA is a genomic window of Halanaeroarchaeum sp. HSR-CO containing:
- a CDS encoding DNA double-strand break repair nuclease NurA, whose translation is MTLDPVHYDGIATLAERIRHDTDPEEQRDVAEAVWAEFLDPLYGDAGAVLEPIDDQRRRTAPIDDLALRDPVFDSVHGIDSGTINPTTFKNGLLVDLAQAAMSATPSALDVHRKRTYIMTVYSNDATVDHGMDEWTAFDAGHGRGRVVHTAALARDQERVVHGLALYLAESHHALENADRVDDLLVLDGPLYPKQTVHWLDRHGTLADLVSEDDLVEEVVANYLRLVERFVERDVPLVGFVKSPQSQALIRTVRERGRPTPWATDSAFFARVLERRERHGDTFERVRDELTWTNWFRSRLGADGVFSGENRDIGVDRRLDPPAYEVVFFVVYDPRTDLVFKVELPAAFAERPAVRNAVERWAVGAVAAERGPPGPVAKADELARIDRGQKRELTRRLERGFDTEVDTNYDRERWGI
- a CDS encoding peptidylprolyl isomerase, whose product is MSDLRATLHTTEGDIEIELYDERAPKTVDNFVGLATGEKTWEDPESGETVEGEPLYDDVPFHRVIDGFMIQTGDPLGTGRGGPGYTFDDEFHDELRHDDAGIVSMANSGPNTNGSQFFITLAAQPHLDDRHAVFGTVTDGMDVVEDIGSTPTDRNDGPMKDILLESVTVHR
- a CDS encoding PAS domain-containing sensor histidine kinase, encoding MESTGHRLSNGGYRNLVEKASDVTAVIDADGQISYVNAAVERILGYNRSELPGDAGREYVHPEDEDAFVDAIADLRDGQVGQTVVEFRCRRADGTWTWLEATMRGVHDDEFDGVIVNGRDVTERKEREAELRTTKERMTLALEGANLGVWDWDMETDEVVRDELLTEMLGYSPSEMGDHLDDWVRVVHPRGKKRHDEALTEHIEKRTPYYQSEYRLETKSGDWKWVRTIGKVVERDETGEPVRAVGIHQDIDDRKRTELTLEAERDMFREGPAVVFKWEDEDGWPIDYVSENVESVLGYDPEELQSTDLVFADIVHDEDIDRLEEEMDGYETDGTDLFTPEPYRVITAEGEVRWVLEYTKDLREDGQRNHLLGYLVDITERKRREQELAAREEKYRNLFEDTRDALMLMDRDGYRDCNQQALELFGVESVSEFVEYSPWEFSPPTQPDGRDSKGAALERIEEAFETGTAFFEWTHKRVDGAEFQAEVKLSRFEYDGEPVIHALVRDITERKEQKQELAAERNRIRAITNAIPDVTFVYDRAGRYREVLTGQRGLLADDVSELVGSDVTEVLPPDAAAAILEGIEDSLDTGTVQTVEYSLDLDGERTWFGGRIAPMPGDHQDEAVLLSRDITDRKEHERELEAREEKYRNLFEDTRDALMLLDRDGFFDCNERALDLFGAESVSEFVEYYPWELSPPTQPDGEDSKETALEHVETAFEEGEAFFEWTHQRVDGTEFPAEVKLSRFEHRGEPALHALVRDITERKEYERQLEEQRDNLETLNQVLRHDIRNDIQLITAYTEFLKTECEDDAVQSHIETVLENAEHAVELTKSGREMADVMLTADKELRRVNLHTVLQSEIQEVRSSYSAATISSETTIPSVQVRANNMLGSVFRNLLKNAIQHNDKESPAVAVGVTDPEDTVVVKIADNGPGIPPAQQDDIFGKGEKGLDSHGTGIGLYLVKTLVESYGGDVWVKDREGDLLPTIDEQEGAVFVVELPTATDE
- a CDS encoding ATP-binding protein — encoded protein: MSDLGDFSEYGTDEASSPDTVDPSETDEDDFERVEVDETGRDHGIGSLAVTEGLRIDTDSQETSLRAYITAGNRSSIRLGTYLLAPYPGNETLFCRIAGLEYAQEFESDDATEIHARRAMRSSGIDERDYKFLADLDPVAVLYPDGGELRRRMPDRVPKPETVVHHADDQQKIKTGLNIPGSGVFLGHLAVGGERVRTRADPPTIDYRLDDGDEGADPLVFRHVLVAGGTGSGKTHTAKNVLRQYLHEDRRYELDSASGRSPRAAVVQFDPQDEYAQMHDDNPVATDEDARSWETQGLAYGGHEDTVAFVPQVGTATYAASHHRAEQQPFTIPFSMVRGNPWLVAGSQLNDNQYSALQYLLDRFFDSHGSEGTYDEFTTFLDDPALREELDESGRVHEATFDAVKRRVHGIPQGVFDQDARPITELVEAFVRPGRLSVVPTYHVNTSRAAEMVVLAVASLLVDQKLSNDPQYDRIKETPLIVGMDEAHNFLAGADSVQARKVIGKFTEAAKQGRKERLGLFLITQDPQDIADAVFKQVNTRVVLNLGDEDAISSVNLPRELEEKVPYMERGQMAVYSPDNSEPVEVMGLPTCLTRHGRD